From the Synergistetes bacterium HGW-Synergistetes-1 genome, the window GAATCTACAGTCACTGGCTTTTCAAGTGTCACTGTGAGGTCGACTACTGAGACGTCGGGGGTAGGTACGCGCAGGGCAAATCCGTTCAGTTTGCCTTTAAGTTCCGGCATGACTTCTGAGATAGCCTTTGCAGCGCCTGTCGTAGTGGGGATGATCGAAAGCGCCGCTGCCCTGCCCCTGGAAGGTGTCTTGTGCGGAAAATCGAGTGTTACCTGATCGTTTGTGTAAGAGTGGATGGTGTTCATGAGTCCCTCGACTATGCCGAATTTCTCCTGAAGCACTTTGCAGACAGGGGCAAGGCAGTTCGTTGTGCAGGAAGCATTTGAGATGATGTTATGCTTCGCTGGATCATAAATCCCTTCATTAACTCCCATGACTATCGTGGCATCCTGGTTTTTAGCAGGTGCGGAAATTATTACTTTTTTTGCTCCTGCCGTTATGTGAGCCTTTGCTGCATTTGCATCAGTAAAGCGGCCGGTGCTTTCGATAACGAGGTCTACACCAAGCTCTTTCCAGGGAAGCTTTGCAGGATCCGGCTCTGCCACTGCCTTGATCTTATGTCCGTTTACAACAAGATAGTCTCCTTCAACGGAAACTTCCCCCGGGAAGCGGCGGAACACCGAATCATATTTCAGGAGATATGCAAGGGATGCCGGCGGGGTAAGATCGTTTACTGCCACGACCTCAAAGAGATTGTCCTTTCCGTTCATGAAGAAAGAACGGAGCGAAAGACGCCCAATTCGTCCAAAACCGTTGATTGCAACCTTGTACTTTGCCATGAATATTGCCCCCTTAAATTTTTATCACAAATACTTGTGAATATTAGAGCATAGATTAATTTTTGCTCTTATTTGATTGTGCTACCTTATAGCTTTAAAGTCAAACAGATTTAATCCGTTTTACTCATCAAATTGCAGATTTTCGTGCAAAACTCTCAAAAGTTCTCCGAGAGCCATAGCGCTGAGCACATCACCATGAGGTTTGTACGGCATCATACCGTCAAAACACTCTGCAATGCCTCCAAGGCATCTGTGCCTGAGGTGTGAGTTGAAAGGACGCATAAAGATCCATCCCAGGTCTGTCCTTGTCGGATTATATTTAAGGAATGCCGAAATGAACTCCCCAAGGAGCCACGGCCATGCCATGCCGCGGAAGCGGGCCTTCATTCTCTGGTCGAGCCTTCCCTCTGACCTGCCCTTGAATTTATCCTGCCTCGGATCAAGGGTGCGCAGACCGTAGGTCGTGTAGAGCTCGTCCCAGCAGATCCTTATCACGCCTCTGGCCATGTCGTCTGTAAGTGGGCTGTAAGAGAGTGAAGCCGCTAAGATCTGATTTGGACGGATCGCAGTATCTTTGGCCGAAACTGCGGGGTCGATCCAGTCATAGAGACATTTTCTCTCGTTGTTCCAGAAGATCTCACGGAAAGAGTCCGCGCATTTTTCCGCCATTTCTGCGTATTTTTCTTTTGCATGAATGTCATTGTCAGCCTCGGCAAATTTTTCAGAGACTTTCAGCGCGTTGTACCACAGCGCGTTAACTTCTACGAGATACCCTCTTCTGTGTACTACC encodes:
- the gap gene encoding type I glyceraldehyde-3-phosphate dehydrogenase, which encodes MAKYKVAINGFGRIGRLSLRSFFMNGKDNLFEVVAVNDLTPPASLAYLLKYDSVFRRFPGEVSVEGDYLVVNGHKIKAVAEPDPAKLPWKELGVDLVIESTGRFTDANAAKAHITAGAKKVIISAPAKNQDATIVMGVNEGIYDPAKHNIISNASCTTNCLAPVCKVLQEKFGIVEGLMNTIHSYTNDQVTLDFPHKTPSRGRAAALSIIPTTTGAAKAISEVMPELKGKLNGFALRVPTPDVSVVDLTVTLEKPVTVDSVNAAMKEYAEGSLKGILGYEPEDLVSMDFVGDPRSSIFAPRHTLVMGDKMVKVLSWYDNEWAYSNRVIDLADYIFSKGI